The genomic interval GTCAGTCAGCATTTGCATACTGCAGTTGTGGACAATGACATGAACAGTGTAGATTTCAGATTCACAAGATTTACTACTGTGGTGTTGTCTGAGACTGCATGAGTTTTGACTaggtgtaataataataataataatgtcttcTTCACATCTGAAATTGCTCTATAATCGAGACTTATTTCCATCTCTTACCCTATGGCCCCAGTCTCCATTATCCATTTGAAGAACAATACCCACTTGGTCAGAACCAAAATAGAGAGGGGAACAGTTATGGTTTGGGTTACTTCAATTTCTcctaagaaaaagaaacaaatcacattaaCGTGAGCTGTCACAAAGTTCAGATGAATGAGGGACACAGTCAAATCCAGTACACACTGAACGTACGCCTGAACAAACGACAGTCTGGAACCCGAAGACATTCAGTTCGATGCAAAGTCAAGACATCCACCGCATCCACACAGTTGTGAGGCAGAGAACAGGCTGATTTTCCTTTTTGGCTTGATTGATTAGTTGaacaaattgattgattgaatcgCTCTCTGCTCTATTTCATGTGCTcggaataaaaatgaatttgaactTCTGCATTCCAACAAGAATGAAGATAATGTGATAtgattgaaagctccagaaactactaaatacaaatattactgttgagagagagacatttacattacattacattagggctgcaactaacgattcttttcatgatcgattaatccgtgggttattttctcgattaatcgattagttgtttggtccataaaatggtaaaaaatgtgGATCATGGTTCTCAAACCCCAacatgaagttttgttttgtccacagaccaaagatattaattttactgtcacagaggagcaaagaaaccagaaaatattcacattgaattgACTCCTGGtagaaactacttgaaccgactAATCTATTATCAAAACCGTTGCCGATCGATCACTAATCGATGGACCGTCGCGGCTCCTCGCTGACGTCACATGAATTCAGCAGACGCGTTTGACCGGAGCGACTTACGACTCACTGGTGTCGGAGATCACAACAATCGTGTCTCTTCACAGAAAGTGAAACCTGACGCTCGTGAATCAACACACgaccacagacacacgcactTTGTGAGTGGCTCGGTTTCAACAGCACAACCATCGACTGACGTTATCAACTGACcgctccactgtgtgtgtgtgtgtgtgtgttattaaatGTGAACATCAGGTCTGGACACATGAAGACAGCGAGACACTGGACGTGCTCATCGCGTCCTGCTAGCTGACGTGCTAACTAGCatgctaagctagctagctagctagcaggaGTGGAGCGTTAACcactagctgctgctgctgctgctgctgctgctgctcgaggTTCACGCCGGCCGGGGTCTTCACTAGACTACCAGGAAGTGAAGTGgactttaaaacaaatcaaagctcTTCCTACCTGCGCTCTTCTGTGACTGGCCGACCTTTCTTTGGACTTTTTCCTTTGGTGCTATCCCGTAGCAGCGGGTTGACATCCGACGATGCCGTCAGAGACTCGTTGACGTGTGACGCTGGTCGCACCGGGCAGCTGAGCTCGGCTGCAGCAGAACTGCGCACacggggagggaaggggggggggggggggggggggggggggtgaagaaaaggggagggacaggaagggaggaagaaggtgatgggaggagggagaggaagaggaggtgaggaggaggaagggggagggagagtagggaggaagggggaggaagaggatgggaggagggggagggagagtagggaggaagggggaggaagaggatgggaggagggagaggaagaggaggtgaggaggaggaagggggagggagagtagggaggaagggggaggaagaggatgggaggagggggagggagagtagggaggaaggggggagaggaagaggaggggaggggaggggatgaaggaggagggcCTGCTGCAACCAGCCGCCCCGCTGCATGAATACATCCATTCGCTCATCTGCACACAACCAAACAGTGCTACACGCATGGGACTTTTATTATTGCTGTCCAGTTTACATCACAAATTAAATGCGATTCATTGCGACATCTATGAAATTGTGGAGCGCCACTGGTTGGAAATTGCCTACATTAGTGTAGAAGTGTGGACCTCAAATGCATGTGACGTGTCTACGGACCACGGGATGAGTTACAGTGGAAAAGGGAATTGATTGAAAGTTATGTTCAGGAAGCTTTCTTCGTGCCGCCCCTGGCGTCTTGCTGCAGAATGATGAACTCCAGGAGGAGTTTGGCCGTCCGACAGGGCCTCTCCATCACCACAGAGTGGCCACAGTTCTCCAGCAGGTCCACTCGGCACCCAGGCAACGCCTCCGCAATGACCGCAGCACCAGAGACATCCACCACCTGGGCAAATATGGGATGAACATCATGTCTATATGTACTGTAGGTATAAGAGTGGTTTCTCTAAACAGACTGAGCAGCCTGAACCTTCAGTTACAAGTTGGTAAACAGTCGCATGAATATTGTGATTAGTTTAGAAGCAAAAGCCCACAGGTAATCACCTCTGTGTTTATATAGGCTTTGCTATCAAGGGTGTAGTAGTAAGGGCAATGGATCTCAGTACCCAGGGTCTGAAAAAGGCTCTGAAAAAACCTGGAAGCTGCCTTAAAACCCCCTTTTTCCAACAGAAATTTAGacgtttatatacatatatatacacaagtcATAACGCTAATAAAGTTAGACAGCTTTTCCCTCTTTGAGTCATGGCCCAGGTATAATGGAGACCTAACAGCTGTAGTCATTTGTACACGTACAACAACGGATAAAGAATAAAGGAGACACACTGAGTACAAGGCCCGGATTTATTGTAGTTACCTGGTCTTGTTTGCCCCATATCACCTGTAAAGGTGCAGTGATCAGATGTAGGTGATCTTGGAGGGCATATCTTGACTTCTCATCAACAATCTCCATAAATActacaagaaaaagagagaaagaaatcaaataacTGGTAGTTCACATGGACAACACTGTACGCTTACATGGGATATCGTAACATTTTATATCAAAGTGAACTAACCCTCTTGGTAAAATGTGTTGTGAGGCTGTCGAACATCTACCAGACCTTGAAGAATCTAAACAACAAAACACGTTTAAACAACCACAAGAAAATTTGAGTGGGGTGAATATTATCCTGCACCTTTTTCTTCTGATCCTTAACACACCTGCTGAGGGATTTTAAAGCGAACGTGGGAACACAGTCTGAACATGTCCTCCATCTCTTCGGGTGTGGTGGGGATCAGCGGGATGTTTAATGTGTAATTGCTGTGCTCGAGGTCCTGCAGGTGATTGTCAAATTTGGTCTCACACGGGTGTCTGATACCTGCAGGATGAAATCAGTGTTTTCTGATGACGCACGCTTGCATAGAACAAGATTGCAACCTGTctatccttctctctctctctctctctctctccatcagtcatccctccatctgtctgtctacaacaaaacattatcttaaTGCTACTTAAAGTCTTAAGCAGACCGAGCTTACAAAAAGTGAAACCCCACACAATCCACATGGACTTTACAGTTGGACCCTCCGGACAATACAAAGGGTCGAAGGAAAGTTCAAGGTCTGACTGACGTAAGGACATTTAGGGTCCCACATTTGAACAGTTTGTTGACCCATGCTGAACTAAATGTAAGAATGTATCAGATTTTGCTTCTGTTTTGACAGTGGTTTTACTTTGTCCGTGTATTTCAAACCCCACACCTCCGCTTTGAAActgatgtttgacattttggagacTACAAGCCAATCTAATATAACCCAGATTATATCACTATGATGATCACCaggattattttctcaatggtTGGAAAAGTTTTTTAGTGTAAAATTATTTACAGGGCTCTAGGTCCCACCTTTCTTTTTGGTAAACAGTAAACTGCCCATTGATAAAccttgacaaacacacacagactaaacTGGTTGGGTGTCAAGTTGTGAACATGCAGtgcttacacacacattcacacacactttccataTAGTAACTGACCGTCTGGGCAAATGAGAGTCATGCTACAGATTTCTGAGGAATAGCAAGCAGCGTAAACCCCGGCTACGTTCCCCCCCATGGAGGTTCCCACCAGATGGAAAGGTTTCCTGCTCAAGCGAATGGTTTCCACGAACTGAGAAGAatcagggacaaaaaaaaggatattcaGTGGAATGAGTTGGGGACCTGACAAAtacattcatgtacagtatttccttcaGTAGCTATCTCTTCAGTGTACCTGGTGGATCCTCCTGACCTGCCCCTGAATGGAATAATCCTCtgtgttggtgcgtgttgtTCCCTCGTGGCCAGGCATGTCCACACACACGAGGTGCAGATGCTTTGGCAGATACTAGAGCAGCAGAAGGTACAAAGTGAAGCTCAAAAACTGTAAATGCGTGTTTGGAGGCTAATAAAGACTCTCATAAGGAACTGAACACTGAAAATGAAACCTGCAAAAACCTGTTGCATTAGTGCGCCAAGTTCATAGCAACAAACGATGAGTGTCACCCTGACCTTGACCAGAGTGAGCCATGTGTCTTTGTGAGCAGAGAAGCCATGCAGCATTAAAATGGAAGGTCTCATCCCAGGCTTTCCTCTGTGCGAGTAACAGAACCGATACCCACCACAGTCTGCATAGTGGACCTGCAGGCCCAGAGTCCTCCTCCAGTACCTGTGGAGGAGCAGGCGCATTAGAGCTGACTCACAGAGGCACCGCTTCACTGGAATTGTGCTCAAAAAGGTTACATTAGCCATTTGAAAAGACAGACTCACATTTCTGCAAGTCAGTCTAAATACAACACTCTCATTctaatgtgtatgtgttttacGAGGGTCTTCTGTTTATGCTTTCACAGAAATTTAAAGTAATTTTAGTGTGAATGATGTGGGACAATATCCAGTCCTTAATCACATGTTTAATATTGTGAATAACCGTGATggtataaataataaagaagtGGCAAGAATGTGAACACTTTCGAATGACCTGGTTTTCTGTGAATCCAAGCGAAACACTTTAATAAACAAGCTCATCCAGTAGCTAAAGATCAGAGGGGGTTTGAAAAATGAGGGATTTATTCTTTCTAGGAGAATAAGCAATTCTCGCCTTTTGTCTAGGAGGGCATTCACACcaagtattttaaaatatgaagtgGAAGACAGGACATCACAGTCATTTTCCTTACCAGTAATAAACTTTAATGAGAGCTGCGGGCCAGAGAAGGAAGGAGGCGACAAAGGCCAGAATGGGAACAGCCAGTGTTCCCCCAGCAATAATAAACAGGTTCACCACGTCTAGATCAGCAGCCATGGCTgccaaaccccccaccccccccaaaaaaaaacattaacacagtTGATACAACAGTTTCTTTAGCAATGTACATGTACagcatatttattcatgttacaaataataatagttgCTCCACATTTGTGCACAGCTTTTTTTATTACACCACGTTTTTtcgaaaatgtaaaaacttacTCACCagatgattttttccccctctttgtttcttctgtcaCAGACAAACATGTGACCTCTGTGATTCTGCTGATCAGATTGACAGTCAGAAGGTTCTGTAGTTTGCAGGTTTCGTTGATATACTGCAGAAAGTATAAAGAGTCGACagatgtttctgaaaaaaagaaacctagCCCATTTGCAGTGCAGTTAGTCCCGGCAGATTATCTTTGCTCTGGATAAATCCATTGATTATTACTCATCATTGTGGGAAAACCGGGCCATGAGAGCATTTCGGTCAATCATTTAAAGTGAACGTACAGGGCAGAGTTTGCTTCTGACTGAGTCAAAAACTCTCAGGATTCAAGCTCAAGTCCAAAACTTACCACTGGGTGTCAtgatggaggcagagggtgagtgagtgagtgagtgtccCTGGTTTACTGGAGTCCGAGGTGAAGGTGTCACTGGGTGTCATGACAACCGTGAGACGTCATCACTCCGGCCTCAGTTGATGATTGAGGTCTAATGGACGTCTGATCCAGATGTGGACCACAGGCCGTGACCTTTGTCTCAGACCTTTGCCAGAGGCGTTATGAGGGAGTTTCCTTTCCTTGAGCTGATGAACCAGTGGAGCATCCCCCTGAACATACTGCCCTCCAGAGGTCATATGGACTCAGCAGATCCCTGGGATGTTGTGTACTGCACATTAAAATGACTGCAGCTATTTGAATGtacatgtcagtgtttttacGTGTGCTAGTCTTTTTATTTGATACATGCAGACATGTATACATAAAACATGTAGTGAATCACGACTAGGAACAGATGAGTTATATTGAAATAACGTAGCTGTTTTAAAGTATTTCAGCCATTTACAGTTGGTTTTAAACTATTAcaacagggggggaaaaaacataatctctTGTTTTTGATGCTCCACAAACTCAACTTTGAGAGACGGACTTTGCAAAAACCATAGAGGTCAGCTGAAAAGATTTGACATATCCACTGTGTTGTGGTAAGGGATATTTGTTAAATGATTCTAGGTATTTGTATTGTACAACCAGGACTTCAGCATTAATCAGATCGTAAAGCAATGCAAAGCCCAAGATTACACAGTACGTAAATATCATCTAATGGAGAGTACGGGCGCCATTCTGCTGCATCTCCGGTCTACCGATGACCTATATGCAAACTAGAGCAGAACAATTGAACACGACAACTCTGCAGAGAGGCTCGCCTTGCATGGGAATGATTCTCATACTTGGGTTTATATAGGGGCAGCCCTCAGTGCtcacatgtcacacacacacacatacacacacacacacacacacacacacacacacacacacacacacacacagtgtatccCCCTGGTTGTCTGAGTGAGACCCTCACATCACATTAGCTACATCACCCTGGTCGGTATGTTGTATCCTGAGAGGAGGCCATGACGCAGGGAGGCCTGCAGAGCAGAAATGCCAATATAGCAACACACAAATGTGGATCAGGTGCGGACAACCCATCCACACAGGCCCAGCGATTTCCTCCAGAGCGATGATCTTAACACCGTTGGTCAATTTGATATTTAGCAGCAGACATCTCATCCTGTTGGGAAATCTACTGTGCATCCTCCTGCAGAGCTTTGCCCTCCGTGTGGTGGTCAGCTGCTTCAAGGGTGTGACTGCACAGAATGCTTAACCCTGTAATCTTCCAGTGGAGTTGAAGGCCACCACAGCAGTCCCATTAAATTAGAGGATCAAGTTGTGCTCGTGTGATACTATGTCACACCTCCACCAGATTACAGAGGTACCCCAATAATTTACTATTGCACTTCATCAGAAGTGAGGTTGCAGTGggagacagattttaaaaactgtcaaaattgAGGCAGCAGAGGCGAAGATATCATCATTTTTAGTCCCACAAATCCCATCAGCCAACACCATTACATCATTCATTTAGACCATTCTTTCTCCCTAAATGTCCCCATCTTTCAAGCCCCATGACTCCAGTTTTGTAATTTATAGTTTGAACACGAAGCTGAGATaataatcaggtttttttttaacctcctgCTTAAAACCATAAAAACCTGCCACAGAGCCACAGAGTAATCGTACTCCTCAGGACAAGCAAGGGTTGGGTTATGCTCGAACAGATGTGCTGTCTGAGCACATCAAaacccaagtgtgtgtgtagttatTACAAACTTGACGATGAAGATGGAGTGAAAAGCAAGGCAGCATAGAGAGCAGGGAGATGCAATATTGTTTAAATATGGGGATTCGTGAAGTGGGCATGAACgtcagacaatttttttctgaaagttaCTGAAATGGTCTGAAACGGTCTGCTCACTTCTGGTGTCGGAAAAGGTGCGTAAGGTAGGCGGTTAGGAAAAGCACACTGGCCATATGGGAGGAAAAAATCATGGgaatgtcaatttaaaaaattaaaaagatgattgctaattattaaaacaaaatagaaaataatggaTTGAAAGACATTGCCACATGCAAATATATCTTGCAAAATGT from Scophthalmus maximus strain ysfricsl-2021 chromosome 3, ASM2237912v1, whole genome shotgun sequence carries:
- the abhd6b gene encoding monoacylglycerol lipase ABHD6b, encoding MAADLDVVNLFIIAGGTLAVPILAFVASFLLWPAALIKVYYWYWRRTLGLQVHYADCGGYRFCYSHRGKPGMRPSILMLHGFSAHKDTWLTLVKYLPKHLHLVCVDMPGHEGTTRTNTEDYSIQGQVRRIHQFVETIRLSRKPFHLVGTSMGGNVAGVYAACYSSEICSMTLICPDGIRHPCETKFDNHLQDLEHSNYTLNIPLIPTTPEEMEDMFRLCSHVRFKIPQQILQGLVDVRQPHNTFYQEVFMEIVDEKSRYALQDHLHLITAPLQVIWGKQDQVVDVSGAAVIAEALPGCRVDLLENCGHSVVMERPCRTAKLLLEFIILQQDARGGTKKAS